In Diabrotica undecimpunctata isolate CICGRU chromosome 4, icDiaUnde3, whole genome shotgun sequence, a single genomic region encodes these proteins:
- the LOC140439268 gene encoding uncharacterized protein, translating into MRISFVLFIGLVTFAALCSARPAENDADYDEEPAPPPKKPARPLTSRRNPLSGRTNGKAASSTTTTTQAPVEEEEAAEEDYDEELPAEQEPSSTTEAPKKNFLKTGVVRPFRSNDELLAALKKRREQVVHNKIAKPVQSNSEEQSAPPAAASEKESSKKSASSGRRNRFNAKEKSPEPAAEESPAPATPSRTGRRFGGRS; encoded by the exons ATTATTCATTGGTCTAGTCACGTTTGCCGCCCTCTGCTCAGCCCGACCAGCTGAGAATGACGCTGACTACGATGAAGAACCAGCACCTCCACCAAAAAAACCAGCGAGGCCTTTAACCAGCAGAAGGAATCCTTTAAGCGGCAGAACTAATGGAAAAGCTGCAAGTAGCACCACTACAACTACGCAAGCACCAGTG gaagaagaagaagctgccGAAGAAGATTACGATGAGGAGTTACCGGCCGAACAAGAGCCAAGTTCGACAACGGAAGCCCCTAAGAAAAATTTTCTTAAAACTGGAGTAGTTAGGCCATTTAGAAGCAATGACGAACTTCTGGCAGCTTTAAAAAAAAGGAGAGAGCAAGTAGTCCACA atAAGATCGCAAAACCAGTGCAATCCAACTCAGAAGAACAGAGTGCTCCACCAGCAGCCGCCTCTGAAAAAGAATCATCCAAGAAGAGCGCATCATCCGGTAGGAGGAATAGATTCAATGCTAAAGAAAAGAGCCCGGAACCAGCAGCAGAGGAATCTCCAGCACCAGCTACCCCTTCTAGAACGGGAAGAAGATTTGGTGGTAGAAGTTAA